The following are encoded in a window of Blastocatellia bacterium genomic DNA:
- a CDS encoding adenylosuccinate synthase, whose amino-acid sequence MKNVVVVGAQWGDEGKGKVVDLLAEQFDIVARYQGGHNAGHTIKVGERTFALHLIPSGIIHPNKVSVIGNGLVVDPEALLREMAELRLLGIEVTPARLLVSDRAHLILPYHRALEAIMEQQQGERKVGTTMRGIGPAYVAKVGRHGVRVGDLLNEELLREKIEFNVAYANRILHAFDSDMLDADQLWAHLRELGREIAPYIADTVTYLHTAIAEGRRVLFEGAQGIMLDLDFGTYPYVTSSSAMAAGACTGTGIPPHYISAVIGVTKAYTTRVGAGPFPTELKDQWGALLQQRGAEVGVSTGRVRRCGWLDGFALRYGVMVNGIDALVLTKLDILDVFDQIKVCTGYRYRGQPLTAYPCDLRVLEECEPIYESWPGWNTSTSGLTRYDDLPPQAREYVARLSALVGCPISVISTGPRRSETIWAPDADVMAACGL is encoded by the coding sequence ATGAAGAATGTAGTGGTTGTTGGCGCCCAGTGGGGCGACGAGGGGAAGGGCAAAGTCGTTGACTTGCTGGCCGAGCAGTTCGATATTGTGGCTCGCTATCAGGGCGGGCATAATGCCGGCCACACCATTAAGGTCGGCGAGCGCACCTTCGCATTGCATCTGATCCCTTCGGGCATCATTCATCCGAATAAGGTATCGGTCATTGGCAACGGCTTGGTTGTTGATCCGGAAGCATTGTTGCGCGAAATGGCCGAGTTGCGTCTGCTGGGCATTGAAGTCACGCCGGCGCGATTGTTGGTGAGCGACCGCGCGCATTTGATCCTGCCGTACCATCGGGCGCTGGAAGCCATCATGGAGCAGCAACAAGGGGAGCGCAAGGTGGGGACAACGATGCGTGGGATCGGGCCTGCTTATGTAGCCAAAGTGGGTCGGCATGGCGTGCGCGTTGGTGATTTGTTGAATGAAGAACTGCTCAGGGAGAAAATCGAATTCAATGTAGCCTATGCCAATCGCATCCTGCATGCGTTTGATTCAGACATGCTGGATGCCGATCAGTTGTGGGCGCACCTGAGAGAACTCGGTCGAGAAATTGCCCCGTATATTGCCGACACCGTGACCTATCTGCATACGGCTATTGCTGAGGGACGGCGGGTGTTGTTTGAAGGCGCGCAGGGCATCATGCTCGACCTTGATTTTGGCACCTATCCCTATGTGACTTCGTCCTCGGCGATGGCAGCGGGAGCGTGCACCGGCACGGGCATTCCGCCGCACTATATCAGCGCTGTTATCGGTGTGACCAAGGCTTATACCACGCGGGTTGGCGCCGGCCCGTTCCCGACCGAGCTCAAAGACCAATGGGGCGCGTTGCTCCAACAACGTGGCGCCGAAGTCGGCGTCTCCACCGGGCGCGTGCGTCGGTGTGGCTGGCTGGATGGATTCGCCTTGCGCTACGGTGTGATGGTCAATGGAATTGACGCACTGGTCTTGACCAAACTGGATATTCTGGACGTGTTTGATCAGATCAAAGTCTGCACAGGTTATCGCTATCGTGGCCAGCCGTTGACGGCCTATCCGTGTGACTTGCGTGTGCTCGAAGAATGCGAGCCGATCTATGAGTCGTGGCCTGGCTGGAACACGTCCACATCTGGCCTCACCCGCTATGATGATCTGCCGCCGCAAGCGCGCGAGTATGTAGCTCGGTTAAGCGCGCTGGTCGGATGTCCCATCTCGGTGATTTCCACTGGACCCCGACGCAGCGAAACCATCTGGGCGCCCGATGCTGATGTGATGGCCGCGTGCGGGCTATGA
- the trxA gene encoding thioredoxin, translating into MKQVTDSTFEQEVLNSDKPVLVDFSAVWCGPCKMLEPTVRAIADEYAGRVHVYKLDIDQSPLTPARYGVRGVPTLILFKDGQERDRIIGVTSKDTIEQMIDDNL; encoded by the coding sequence ATGAAACAAGTGACTGACAGCACATTTGAGCAAGAAGTGTTAAATTCAGACAAACCGGTGCTGGTTGATTTCTCAGCCGTGTGGTGTGGCCCGTGCAAAATGTTGGAACCAACCGTGAGGGCTATTGCCGACGAGTATGCCGGCCGGGTTCATGTTTACAAGTTGGATATTGATCAGAGTCCGTTGACACCGGCGCGTTATGGCGTCAGAGGCGTGCCGACGCTGATCTTGTTCAAAGATGGCCAGGAGAGAGACCGGATTATTGGCGTGACTTCCAAAGATACAATCGAACAGATGATTGACGACAATCTGTGA
- the glgA gene encoding glycogen synthase GlgA has protein sequence MATEPLRVTFAASEVAPYAKTGGLADVLGALPKALARLGVDVKVMLPRYQFIQAGQLLMGDLLVPFNFGLMTASVYQDWRDSVPIYLIDAPQYFARDGIYGSRDGEYGDNIERFGFFSRAVLELEKRLGPPPHVIHCHDWQTGLIPLYLQTAYRGDPYYARTATLFTIHNLAYQGLFDPGKLPKLGFGLDVYRTDGGIEFHQAASAMKAGLIASTAITTVSPTYAREIQTPEHGCKLDGLLRARRNDLIGILNGVDYEQWSPEVDPYIAKNYSMQNLEGKTECKVDLLKRFGLPLELDRPLIGSISRLVYQKGFDLVEQAAERMLQMNCAYVVLGSGETEIEQFFQWLRDRYPDRVGFYRGVNNELAHQIEAGADIFLMPSRYEPCGLNQMYSLKYGTLPLVRGTGGLDDSVIDFDRLTQTGNGFKFYEYDAERLLEKFYEALLTYADPEMWRKLMLNAMSADFSWERSAREYLNVYRQLKARYDTAGLA, from the coding sequence ATGGCAACGGAACCATTGCGGGTGACTTTTGCTGCTTCAGAGGTCGCTCCCTATGCCAAGACAGGCGGATTGGCCGATGTGCTGGGCGCCTTACCGAAGGCTCTGGCTCGCCTTGGCGTTGACGTCAAGGTGATGCTGCCACGCTATCAGTTCATCCAAGCCGGTCAGTTGCTGATGGGCGACCTGCTCGTCCCATTCAATTTCGGCTTGATGACTGCATCTGTCTACCAGGACTGGCGCGACAGTGTGCCAATTTACTTGATTGATGCGCCGCAGTATTTTGCTCGCGATGGCATCTATGGTTCGCGCGATGGCGAGTATGGCGATAACATCGAACGGTTCGGTTTCTTTTCGCGCGCCGTGTTGGAACTGGAGAAGCGACTGGGGCCGCCGCCGCACGTAATTCATTGTCACGACTGGCAGACCGGCCTCATCCCTCTTTATTTGCAAACGGCTTATCGGGGCGATCCCTATTACGCGCGAACTGCGACACTGTTTACCATTCACAACCTCGCCTATCAAGGATTGTTTGATCCGGGCAAATTACCGAAGCTCGGATTTGGGCTGGATGTTTATCGAACCGATGGAGGCATCGAGTTTCATCAAGCAGCCAGCGCCATGAAGGCTGGGTTGATTGCCTCTACGGCGATTACTACGGTCAGTCCGACTTACGCGCGAGAAATCCAAACGCCAGAGCACGGATGCAAGCTCGATGGTCTGTTACGGGCGCGTCGCAATGACCTGATCGGCATTCTCAACGGGGTTGATTATGAGCAGTGGAGTCCCGAAGTAGACCCCTATATTGCCAAGAACTACAGCATGCAGAATCTGGAAGGCAAAACCGAATGCAAAGTTGACCTGCTGAAGCGATTCGGCTTGCCGCTGGAGCTGGATCGTCCACTGATCGGTTCGATTTCACGGCTGGTCTATCAAAAAGGGTTTGACCTGGTGGAGCAGGCCGCCGAACGCATGCTGCAAATGAACTGCGCTTACGTAGTGCTCGGTTCCGGCGAAACCGAGATCGAGCAATTTTTTCAATGGCTGCGTGATCGCTATCCTGACCGCGTTGGTTTCTATCGTGGAGTGAATAACGAGCTGGCGCATCAGATCGAGGCTGGCGCCGACATCTTCCTGATGCCATCGCGGTATGAGCCGTGTGGACTCAACCAGATGTACAGCCTCAAGTACGGAACGCTGCCACTGGTGCGCGGCACGGGCGGCTTGGACGATAGCGTGATTGATTTTGACCGGCTGACGCAGACCGGCAACGGATTCAAGTTTTATGAATATGACGCCGAGCGTCTGCTGGAAAAGTTCTACGAAGCGTTGCTGACCTATGCTGACCCTGAGATGTGGCGAAAACTGATGCTGAACGCCATGAGCGCAGATTTTTCCTGGGAGCGATCGGCGCGTGAGTACCTGAACGTGTATCGTCAATTAAAGGCACGGTATGACACAGCAGGACTCGCTTGA